Below is a genomic region from Henckelia pumila isolate YLH828 chromosome 3, ASM3356847v2, whole genome shotgun sequence.
GGACTTGTATATTTGTCTCATTGTTTTTTTAATTCGTTATAttgtcaaattttagttttagttcacTATAACTTCGTCATTTTCTCGACGTAACATTAAGTTTACACCAATGTAGTCAGAAATCGAAATATACATAATTAACACCGAAATTTGATAACATAGTTGACCAAAATCgtaaaacataataaatataaaggaccaaatactattttttttttcatttttaataattatatatttgttaACCAGATGTCATAACTTAATTTCCATGTGTCATGGAACTCAAATCATCTGATCAAGAATGGAGAAATGTGGAACTCGCGGGAAGCTCTAACATCATTTATTTATCTTCATCATTCACAAAATTTGGATTTGAATAAAATAGATTCGAATTTGTTAGAAGTCGAAGCTTCACCAGTTAGTTTAGTCCCTTTTGTTAATCACGCAAAGTTCACAACTTTTTGTTTTGAAAACGATAAAAGATGGAAGAAAAGGTAAAAGATTGTATAAAAAGTTGATCTTTATGAGAAATTGATTCCATTGAATTCTGGCTGATACATTTTTCTTAGTATCAACACGATCAAGAATGCTAATTACATCGTTAAGACAATCAAACAATGAATCCTCGACGACAATCGAGGTCTGAAAATCTTCGTAGTCGTAGTAGTAGTAGTGGTCGTAGTCGAAAAACGAATCAGATTCCGAAGCGATCGGGCCCTGTTCAGAATCTTGATTCACTGATTTCGGACATTCTTCCATCTCCGCGCCGCATCTCACCGTCACCCAATCGGCATCCTCTGCCGCCGCCCaatctggaaattcgaaattcgACGAAAGAGGAAGAACATCTGCAAACAGATCCTTGATCCTGTTCGCGGCAGATTCCGAAGTGGAAGCAATGTTCGTTGCATTTCTCGACGAATCCGAAACTTCCAGAGAATCCCAGAATCCCTGATCCATGACACTGGTCGGAGATTTCCTGGTGAACTCCCTGATTTCGCCGCAACTTCCCCGGAGAAAATCGTGCTGCAGAAGCTCGCCCGCCGTCCACCGCTCTTTCCGATCCCTCTCCAAGCACTTGCTCAAGAAATCCTTCCCGCTGTCCGAAAACCAGCCGGGAATCTCCGGGACGTCGTCGGAATTCGCGATCCGGTACAGGGCCGACGCCGGATCCTTCATCTCCGGCCAAGGATTAGACCCCGTGGCCATCTCGATCACTGTGCAACCCAAAGCCCATATATCAGCTGCAAAGCTTTGCTCTTCACCCCGAGCAACTTCCGGCGCCATGTACGCCGGAGTTCCGGCGAACATTTCTCTCGAGAAGTCGCCGGATTCCACCCATTTCGCACACCCGAAATCAGCTATCTTCAGCCCGCCATCTTCGCCGATCAATATGTTCTGCCCCTTGATGTCACGGTGCACGATTCCGTTCAGGTGAAGATAGCTCAATCCCAGAAGAATCTGATGCGCGTAGAATCGAATCAATTCCTCGCCCAACGAACCCCCCTGCCTCGCAATCTGCTCCGAGATCGTGCCGCCGGAAACATACTCCAAGAAAAGATTGTAAACCGGTTTACATTTCTCGAAAGTCGTACCGGAACCGAAGCATTTGACTATATAAGGAGATGAAAGCTGAGAAATCAGAGAGTGCTCCTTCTGTAACAAGATAGAAGAAGATAGATCGGTGGACTTCACCGCGAACACCTCCCCGGCGGCGGAGGTGGCAAGATACACCGCCGCGGAGGAGCCTTTGCCGATCGGAGGACCCCTTGTCCAGTCCATAGTCCACACAagggagagagagagagggagaGAAATGGTGAAGTGTGAAGAATTCTCTGTTTGCTTGGTTTTGAATTTGTGCTTGGGGTtgaaccatatatatatatatatactcgtGATACAAAATTCAAAACCAAGCAAACACGTAGAATATATAAGCAAttacttttcaaaattaaaaaaatttaaaaaatatataatagttTCGAAAACATGGATGATCATGAACTTATTtggaataaatgatatttttatccaaattgttcataaaattaaaattactcTAACAAAATATCGATGCTTATTATGATGATGATTTATATTGATATCAATAATACATTAGAGAAATCATGCCTCATGCGACCTTTAAAGTCAAGtaataatactaataaaataaaaggcatttaatttattaatgagAGTTTCGGTGAGAATCTTGATGGAGTATTCCTCCACAATACGAGGGGGACGGCCACACTTTTCGTTTCCTTTTcttcttattattatatttttatgagtTGTAAATTCGTTATTTTTGGATGTACGTTTAATTAAAAAGTCACGCTAATGTAATAGTCTATAAACTATATTGATCAAGTAAAACATATTAGACAACTTACGAAAGAAAAAGTTGcacaaaaaaatcattaaaattaatcaaattttCACATACTCCACACGCCTCCACCAACTAAGACCTctcattgttattattattgttttttttttttgagagtattattattattgtttttattatatggGGGTAAGGGAGAGTGACACGTGGCGCAAGGAGAAGAAAGCGAAGAGGTTGGGCCTTGTGGCTGAGTTCGGCAACAATGAAATGTGTCCACATGGAGACACAATGCCGCTATTCTTCCACAACGCAGCGCCGTTTACTGCTCATTATAGCTGTATTGTACTTTTTTATTCTATATAATATtccaattttatttaattttttaattgaaaattataataaagtaaAATTCCCTCGCACTTTTCATGTTTTCACAGGTTTTAATTACTTGTCTGTTCCGCTAATTTAAATTTGTATGTATTTTCACACATTAAGAAAATATttggaaaaattaatttcatgttttGTTTTTACttaatgaatattttaatacaataaaataattattgatccATGATTCTTTCGTTTTATTTTCATTTGTTTCCAGAAATGAGTTTGGATATAATGTCAATTCAGATGAGTTTGTACAAATGGttaatgatattaatttaataaggaTAAATTGGCAAAAAAGTAGGAAATATAACATTAAATATAGAAACCGAACTATATAATTGATacggatgaaaaaaaaaaaacaaatataaccTAAATGAGTAAGAcaaagaaaatattaaaaagtcTCATCTACttatagaaaaataaaagaaattacaCGCTATTCTCAATCAAATATGAATTTCTCTTTGGAAATCAGATAAAATTGGAACTATATCAAGAAGATCACGCATGGATCAAGAAACATCGTATTTATTGTTTGCTCTATATTTatgacaaacaaaacatctccgATTAGTAAAAAATATAGggattaatataatatttcttTCTAATAAATAGGCAATTAGAACGATATTTTCGAGTCCTTTACAAGACCTTATTTTCGGGGAATTTTTACATGATTTCAGAGTTGACCGAGGTAAAAATGACCAAAGACATTGTTTAGTGTGAGTCAATTTGTACGAGTGTAGCACgaaattaatatgaaaataCTCTAAGTTTTCCCGTGAGAACAATACAAAATCTTGGACATTCCAACAAAGGACAAAAGCGCGGCGAATATGGGCCATTGGCAATCATCCacttttaatataaataataaataataaataataaaattaaattcatacaagaaattttaaatttttatttttaaaaaaaaatggaaatggTTTTTATTATGGAATTGAGGACAACTTACGTTAATTAGAACAAGAAATACCGTCTTCTAACTTTTCAAAAGGGATGGATGCTCATCCTGGATTAGAGTataaaacataataaattacCCAAAAAGATACatcattaatttaatttttatcaaattttgaGTGTTTAATTTTGGTATTTTTGTAGGAGGAGTGCGTATGCAAATGATTGCATGTGTCACAATTTCATAATGATACACATTAAGGAAGAAGAAATCGCCGTAATAATGAGAATCTTTCGCATTGGGGGGTTGAGATAGCAGTTGTGGTGGTAAAGTAGATGCATCGGCCAACTTTCttactttgaaaaaaaaaaaagagatttggccacatttattatttaatgcCCGATTACATGCCTTGTTTATTATAGATTCTATCTCACTCCATGTGATGTGATAAAAGATACGGAATTCAAACATCAAAATAATGTTAGGAACTAAAAACAATCGGAAGCAAATAGATTAAGCAACGAATTGTCAAGAATGACAATAGCTCGTTTTTGTTATGATCCAAGACGCGACCTATTAAGATTATAAAAAGGTTCGAGATCTCGCCACGTCCAGATACGTGGACAAGTTAGAGTACGAAATATCGGTGAACGGGTTATTTTCGAAACGAGGAGGATAAGGTAATGAATTCCTAGCATGGTTGtcaaaaacattttaaaatgaAACATCAAAAGTTTGGCGTGAGAGTTGAAACCAAAGTGGTGGAAAGaagaagataaagcaaaggcaAGAGGGTGCAACAACTCAACCCCTTCTTGGAAAGTAGATTCTATCGGCTTAAAAAATGCAACCGCCCCAACTTTCACACAAGGCGTTAGTTGACAGTTAAAATCGTGGTCCCCTTACTAGTGGTAGGCGGTGAACTAATGAAATGATTCACCTTTTCGATGTGTTATAATCCTCCGAATTCAGTGGCGTGCCCAACAAGGTTATGTATGCTACACAATATTTGTTGCGAGTTTATATAGTTGGACTAATTATCTATATTCAAATATAGCTTTtattactttcaaattaatggTTGTTAGTTGTTACATAGTTTTTTTAATCAAGAGAttctatttattaaataaaaattttgtgttTATTTATAAAAGTATTTGTGGTATTGATAAAGTGTTATACTAAAGACATCAAAGatagtttatataaaattctcTGGCTTTATAGAATAATAATAGTAAGAGTTAGAGGTGGATCTATATGTGCGAGACAgattaactatatatatatatatatatatatatatatatatatttacaattaaaaataGAGTTTTGACATAAAagataattattttttgttaGTCAAATTGATTCGAAAATCAATCACATAAAATTGATCTATTGAGTTTTTCTGtagtagtaataataataatatattataaatatgtattGTGTGTTTGTACGGCAAGtgcaaagaaggataaaggtgcattatatatatagataatgcATATATATGTGTATTGTGGTGTGTGTACTATAAGTGCATATAAAAGAAGGGTAAAGGTGCATTCTATAACTTCAGCCGATTAGGTTCATGACTTGAAGTAAAGGACAAGAAGTTCCGAATATTCTACTCTTCTTGCTGCCTTTTCGACCCTAATTAATCAATACCTTACCAAATATTTAAGGTCAAGTTTCAGATCAACCACCAAAGCAAGCCAGCCTAATTTATTGTTAGGTTTCTCATCCATCAAACACAGGAGCTTAcagcatatatatattaaattaaaatcaacataTAAGTCTTCGCAAACAAGAAACTTGGAATAAAATTTACCTTACAAATCTAATTCTTTccctatttttttaattaaatagggAAGATGGAATGCATGATTGGATCATAAGTCCGTGATTTAACTCCAAATACATCCACAGTCGAGTGTCTAAAAGTTCACATTCACTGTTCTTCTCTATCAGATTCACGttgtgattttttattttaaatcagACGAGAAGAGTTGATAGATAAGCCACATGTATAATAACTTGTTAGGCATATGCCCCAGGTAGTAACTAGCAAAGGCAAGGCTTTCTGATTAATACACATTAAAAGATTTCCGAATGAAAAAATATGCTATAGTTTATAACTTTCATCACATTCTGCTTAACAGGTAAATAATTAGTTCGCATTAAAATAAGCTTTATCGTGTTTTAAAAACTGATAGCCAACCCAACTTACGAAATAAATTGGTTTTGATGGAACTGAATCTTGAACTGCgacaaaaatttaaaaggtGCCAAAGGAAGTATACTCTAAATATGAACAGAAAATTGTCATACAGTAAATGCACAAGTGGAAGAGACAAGTTACATACGTATGAAGCCACTTTACCCCGTTGAGCATCAACTCTTGCGTTTCAGAAATTGGCGCGACTCTAAAACCTTTAACGTAGACTGTAGATACTTATCTTCTGCACTCAAGCACGTCCTCGCAATTTTCACCAATTTGGAGCACTCTTCTACAGTTTCCTCACTTGTCTGAGGGGTGcataaaaacattaaaaaaataaaaagtaaaaacaagcAGATCCATACTTTAACGCAAAAGGTGGAAAAGATGGAAATATGCACCATAAAATAAGATGCCTGAATAGAGCTGTAACCGATTTAATTTTTACTACATGCGCAAGTAAGCAAAACCAAACCCAATACCATCCATAATAATGTAGTAATAATAGAGCTGGAATTCAAATTTAATCCAATTTGTTTAGCTAGAGAAAATGAATTGATTTAGACTTCAACAAACTTAAACTCAActctcaataaaataaaataaaaacataaatattcACGATTGCACCAAAAAATCGGGTTTCCCAAACCAAATGATTTGGGTATTCTAGTTTGCTTTGAAACATTTTTTACTTTCTCGAGCTCATCTGACATACAAATCAAATGCTATTCGACTCAAATGTTTGCCAAGCTCCAAAATCAAACATTATGGCTGCATCCTAAAGTACCAATGAAAACATCAGGAAGAACTGGAGTTCTTTTAACAGTTGCCTAAAACAGAAATCCAGCACTTGGCAAGTCCTGACAGATCAATTTTTTCGATGAATAGAAAAGAACAAATTTTCCTGATAGGACTCACATATCCCTAGGAATTGCAACTTTCTGTACCATTTCAGTGCACAAAAATTATCGACTCACCATGAAGGATAACGCTATACAGTTACAAGCCTCGAGTGCGGTTTTTCCTCGGACAACCTGAGAAACAGatttaagtttatgttgaaAAATCTGGTTCAGAAGTGAAGGGAATGAGGGAAGTAAGAAATGCAATATAAGGGAGACAGAAAAAAGACCAGCTCAGGCTCTTGCAAAACTATATGTGCAATGCCCTGCAGAAAAGAACCAGACAAAGACAGCAGTTCTAGAGGATAGGCTGGTACACCAAAAAATAATCGGTCGTTGCTCATTCCCTGTATAGATAGAGAAAGTATTTTCAATGTAAATAAAAAATGCAAACAATAAAATGAATGCACACATGTGTAAAATGTATTTAGAGTGTGCAACGAAAATTTATAAGGTCGCTGGTTTGTCTGTTTATATCAGAGATCAATTACgacttaaaaaaaattgaatggaCTTCTATGCACCTCTTAAGGGAAGAGTTTTTTACTGCCCCCTAAACTCCACTGTACATGCTAAGTTCCTATGGAATTTATTTCCCGTCTTTTTATTCTTCTGTTGTTTTACTTCTGTTTAGAATTGTTACAGATTGTATATATAGAAATAGGAATTATGCAATATGATTCACCTTGATTGCAGGGATTTGATTAGTCTATTTCCTAATATAGGACTGAAACtatgtatatatgtgtgtatgagGCAGATGAATGATATACTCAAGAGATATGTATTCTTTCTCTATATCTGCTGTAATTTACAACATGGTATCAGATAGCTAATACAAATAATAGGAGGCGTACGAAAATTCGGGTCACTTATTTTTTGGACTGTTTGTTCTCATCCGTGACAGTGTGTTCTCATCGCAAGCGTAAGAGGAAGTGTCACTGGCAGATCTGCCATTTCCTAGATTCTGTCCATCGGAATCCCTGCGCGTGAATCGCACGCACTATTTCAAGTTTTCTGATCCAGTGTTGCATCACCGGTGTGTCTGCTGTCGGAAATTTCTTCGATTTTAATTATTCCACCAGCTGGTTGGGTCAGCATCAGTTCAGGTGTGGGACCTTATACGCAACAGGTTCAAAGTTTCTTTGGCATTTCAGATTTAGTTCTCAGTTTCCTTTGATTCTTGCTGCCATTCGGTGATATGGCTGAGAAACACCATCTAAAAATGGGGTTGCAGAGAGGAAAAAAGTCACCTTGAAACTGCAAGAGCTTTGTTATTTCAAATGCATGTTCCTTCACGATTTTGGGCTCATGCAGTTTCCACAGCTTGCTTTCTATTTAATCGTATGCGCCATCATCCGTTCTTCATGGTGAGTCTCCTTACCATGTTCTCTTTCCAAATAAGTCATTGTTTCCAGTGGAACCTAGAACGTTTGGTTGTACTTGCTTTGTTCGGGATATTCGTCCTCATATCACAAAATTTGATCCAAAATCTTTGAAGTGTGTTTTTCTTGGGGGACACAGGTGTTACTGTTCTTATCTTAGCAAGTACTTGGTGTCCTCTGATGTTACTTTTTTAGAAAACACACCTTTCTTTCCATTTGTAGATTGTCCTAGTCAGGGAGAGTATGATGATTTGTTAATCTATATTGTCACGTCCTCTATTTCTGAACCTACTAAATTGTCCCTATCAAGCCTCCCATACAGCAGGTTTACTCTCGCCGACGTCTCACCCTAGTCCATGTCCTGCACCAGCTTCTTCGTCGAAGGATCCAATTTCAAGTGATGATACACCAATTGCTCTTCGTAAAGGTAAAAGTCAATGTACTTATCCAGTGTCCTCTTTTGTGTCTTATAATCACTTACAATAATCCTCATGTTCCTTTATTGCATCTCTCGATTCTATTTATGTTCCTAAGACTGTTCATAAAGCTTTATCCCATTCTAGATGGgattatgctatgattgaagaGATGAATGAATGCTCAAGATGACAATGATACTTGGTCTTTAGTCAATCTACCTGCAGGGAAGAAGGCGATTGGATGCAAATGGGTGTTTGCAGTAAAAGTCAATCCTGATGGGTCTATTGCTCGACTAAGAGCCCGACTTGTAACTAAAGGCTATGCCAAAAGGTAGAGATTTCTCACATTCAATTTGCGGATGATACATTGTTTTTTAAGGAAGCTGAGTTGTGTTTTTTGGTGGAAATTCTGAAATCATTTTGCCAAATGTCAGGACTGAAGATTAATTTAGAGAAGAGTGTCTTGACGGGCTTAATTGTGAAGAAGAAGAGGTAGTTGACTTGGTGGCAGAAATCGGTTTTGGGAGAGATTCTTGGCCTATTAAATACTTGGGGATTCCGTTGGGACGTAATTCAATGAAATTATCGTTTTGGGATATCTAGGATGTCGAAGAAATTAGCAAGTTGGAAGAAGACATTTTTGTCCAGAGGGCGTATAGTGACATTAATTTCAACAGTGTTGAATGCTTTGCCGATTTATTTCATGTCTCTGATTAGAGTACCGAAAGGTGTCGCAGATGTTATGGAAAAGAATATGAGAGATTTCCTTTGGGAATGAGCTGATGGGGATTCACATGATCATTGGGTGGCTTGGGATAAGGTCTGTGCACCCAAGGAAAAAGGCGGTCTGGGTAATATTGGCTTAAGGAATATCTTCGATTCATAATTCTCCGATTTCTCGTTTTGCTCAGTTTGAAAGTCAATCCTTAAATTCGATGTCTCTTGGAATTTTCATTTTAGTAGTCTTGACGGATGTGGAAGTGGATGAGCTGAGTCTTTTGTTAGAATCCTCCTTAGAGAGAGTTAGGTTGAATGCAGGGGCTTCGGATTTTAGGAAGTGGGTAAGGGATTCTTCGGGTTTTTTCTCGGTTAAATCTTTCTATGAATCTTCTTTCCTTGATAGGGATTTCTATTCATTCCCATGGTTTCATATCATTTGGAAAATGTCTATTCCATCGAAGGTTCAAGTTTTTTTCGTGGGTTGCAGTGCAATGAAAGCTTCCAACATTGCAACCTGTAAGACATTGCAAAAGCATTGACCCTCTTGTTCTCTAAGTCCAAGTTGGTGTGTGCTTTATCGGCGGGAGGTGGAGACACAGGACAACATTTTCATTCACTGTCCTTTCACCGGTGGCCTTCGGTATAGGGCTCTGGCGGAGTTGGGTCTCTTGTGAGTAAATCCGAGATCAATAAAGGATTTATTTGCGGGTGATCTAGAGCGCGAACTTGGTAGGAGGGGGAGACTACTTTGGACAGTGGTGATTCATTGTATTTGCTGGCATGTTTGGCTGGAAaggaacaaaataattttttaagatGAAGCGGAATCGGGAGTAATGTGTTGGGAAGAGATCAAACTGAGGGTCTCTACGTGGATTATGAATCATAAAGAGTTTGCTATGTTCTCTATTCTAGATTTAGTCAGAGATTAGAATGTTATATTTTGTTGATATTTAGTGGGTACTAAGGTTTTCGTCTGCGGATATCTTATTCGTTTTTTGTAATTATAACGTGATTcttcttatatatataatatgatatgATCTCGTTTTttatcccaaaaaaaaaaaaatcttgtcCAGATATTGCATATCCAGACAGTATTGTGAGTCAGTATATGGCTTCTCCAATCGTTAATAATTGGGCAGTTGTTGAACAAATTTTGTGCTATTTGAAACAAGCTCTTGGACGAGGTATTATAGCAATCATGGTCATACTAAGGTTGAGTGTTTTTCAGATGCTGACTGAGCGGGATCCAAGGATGATCGAAAATCCACATCTGGTTATATGATCGAATATCCACATCTGGTTATTGTGTCTTTGTTGGGGGAATCTAGTTTCGTGGAAAAGCAAGAAGCAAAATGTCGTCTCACCATTGAGTACAGAATCAGAATATAGAGTTATGGCAAAGGCTGTATGTGAGATAATGTGGATATATCAGCTTCTAACTGAAGTAGgccttaaaatttcaaatttcaatgcCAACCAAATTGTGGTGTGATAATCAAGCAACTCTACATATTGTTTTCAATCCCCTTTTTCATGAGCGAACTAAGCATATTGAAATTGATTGTCATTTTGTCCATGAAAAAAGTCAACTAGGTTTGAACACTATACAAAACTGGAGAACAACTGGGAGATATCTTCACAAAAACTTTAACTGGGGTTCGGGTTGATTACCTTTGTAACAAACTGGGAATGATCAATATCTCTATGTTCcagcttgagggggagtgttACAAATTGTATATATAGAAATAGGAATTATGCGATACGATTCACCTTGATTGTAGGGATTGATTGTAGAGATTTGATTAGTCTATTTCCTAATATAGGACAGAAACTctgtatatatgtgtgtaacaGATTAATGATATACACAAGAGATTTGTATTCTTTTTCTATATCTGCGGTAATTTATAACAAGAATATTTCTATACCAATTCACATTGTAACAGAATGGATTGCTAAATTTTTCAAGCTGCTCTAGTTATGAATTCCTCTTTTCCTTATTTTACAGACTAGTAGACAACATTTACTTGAGGTAAGTGTTTGATATACACCTTTCGGAATGAGTCTAAATTATTGTATACAAGGATGCAGATTATTTTTGCGTAAGGGATACTATCAGATTCATCAACAAAACTATTTCTGGCAAGTGATATTTGAGGAGTGTGATGAACTTGAGATCAGATCAGATTATTACTTTCACAAATCAATTTCGAAGTAGGATGTTATTGTTACTTTAATAAGTCAATCGCAGATATTGAGGACATTAGAAGCGCAAATTTTGATGCATAATGGCATAGCTTTGACAACACTTCAGGATTACCTCTAGGCTGACGGCATGATACAAAAGTGGATTCTGAGATAACGCTGCAGACAAGACAACAACTGCACATAAAACTTTGGCCTTCATTCTAGGCAATATCCTACAAGAAGGGAACATGTCATCGCCAAAGAGAAATATGGGTCCTACAAGTTCAGCAAAGATTAAAAACGAAATATCACCAAGACTTGGAATCTAGGAATGACAGTGCATGCTTAGGAATGGAGACCACTCCTTGTTCAAGGCTCCCTTCAACAAGGAAACATTATCAGAAAagttgagagagagagagagagaacaaAATCCATAGCAGTTTCTCATTTCAGTAAGCTCAGTATCAGTTGATTGAACAGGAGTGTGGACATAAATGCAGAATCCATTTGGGACTATATTGTCATTCTACAGTGTATGTAAGTGACAATCTACTGGGAGGATatttagaataaataaaaaactgAAGGGGGGAAGAAAGAAAACCTGGAACCATCACCAAAATGCCACACAACTTGCATATTAAAGAGACAATCCAGTCTACATCTTCGTGCACCCGCAATCCTACAGGAAGAATAAACCCGATATTTATACTTCAATTTCTAGAAATCTGTAGAGTATGTAGTAGAATATGCAAGAGATATGGCATTGagcaatattttaataattttatgctGAAATCTATGGTAGCGATAAACAAAGAACAGCAGAAAGATTGAATTTTGTTTATCCTATGCCTACTATAACCAATTAGGCAAAGGGGTAAGCTGCTAACAC
It encodes:
- the LOC140890269 gene encoding mitogen-activated protein kinase kinase kinase 18; amino-acid sequence: MDWTRGPPIGKGSSAAVYLATSAAGEVFAVKSTDLSSSILLQKEHSLISQLSSPYIVKCFGSGTTFEKCKPVYNLFLEYVSGGTISEQIARQGGSLGEELIRFYAHQILLGLSYLHLNGIVHRDIKGQNILIGEDGGLKIADFGCAKWVESGDFSREMFAGTPAYMAPEVARGEEQSFAADIWALGCTVIEMATGSNPWPEMKDPASALYRIANSDDVPEIPGWFSDSGKDFLSKCLERDRKERWTAGELLQHDFLRGSCGEIREFTRKSPTSVMDQGFWDSLEVSDSSRNATNIASTSESAANRIKDLFADVLPLSSNFEFPDWAAAEDADWVTVRCGAEMEECPKSVNQDSEQGPIASESDSFFDYDHYYYYDYEDFQTSIVVEDSLFDCLNDVISILDRVDTKKNVSARIQWNQFLIKINFLYNLLPFLPSFIVFKTKSCELCVINKRD